The Echeneis naucrates chromosome 8, fEcheNa1.1, whole genome shotgun sequence genome has a window encoding:
- the LOC115047042 gene encoding transmembrane protease serine 9-like, which produces MCGGSADSADSRISLTNQCMRSASTEPQDRGRTGGPSRQLALAGQPAHVGPFLWRLAHQQPVGADGSSLNPTVFLGRQSQQQPNSNEVSREVTLTIIHPNYNPRTSDNDIALLRLNSAVTFTNFIRPVCLAASNSTFFNGTDSWVTGWGNIGSGVPLPFPQSLMEVEVPVVGNRQCNCLYGVGTITDNMICAGLLAGGRDSCQGDSGGPMVSKQGSVWVQSGIVSFGVGCAEPNFPGVYARVSQYQSWISSIITTNQPGFVTFTSSGTDGDLNVSCTGLPPVTTGGNSTTSTPPVTPPATSAPGPVVCGQAPLNSRILGGNSVASAGEWPWMASLQKNGNHMCGGTLVSEDTVLSSANCFSSSPNASEWTVILGRLTQNGSNPFEVVLNVTNITLSTLNVSNVAVLHLETKPTLTNYIQPICLDNGVAFGVGTTCWVAGWRSRLAGTVLLQELQTSVMDCGNASSSSDSICSGVFTLEPGDTGGPLMCKLNGSWFQAAVLLTTNSNSSFETREDGVMVFTKLSTFRDFLAATVGVFLSPFADSTTNTTNTTATTAAMTTSGGSPSQSAPFLFLSFLLLLFSRHLFS; this is translated from the exons CAGCCTCCACTGAACCCCAGGATCGTGGGCGGACAGGTGGCCCCTCTAGGCAGCTGGCCCTGGCAGGTCAGCCTGCACACGTCGGCCCATTTCTGTGGAGGCTCGCTCATCAACAACCAGTGGGTGCTGACGGCAGCTCACT AAACCCGACTGTGTTTCTGGGACGTCAGAGTCAACAGCAGCCGAACTCCAACGAGGTGTCTCGTGAAGTCACATTGACCATCATTCATCCCAACTACAACCCAAGAACCAGTGACAACGACATCGCCCTCCTCAGGCTGAACTCTGCTGTGACTTTCACCAACTTCATCAGACCCGTCTGCCTGGCAGCCTCCAACAGCACCTTCTTCAACGGCACCGACAGCTGGGTCACCGGCTGGGGCAACATTGGAAGTGGAG TTCCACTTCCTTTCCCACAAAgcctgatggaggtggaggttcCTGTTGTGGGGAACCGACAGTGTAACTGTCTCTATGGCGTCGGCACAATCACAGACAACATGATATGTGCTGGGTTGCTGGCCGGAGGAAGGGACTCCTGTCAG GGGGACTCTGGCGGTCCGATGGTGAGCAAGCAGGGCTCCGTCTGGGTCCAGTCGGGAATCGTGAGCTTTGGAGTGGGTTGTGCTGAGCCCAATTTCCCAGGAGTCTATGCCAGAGTATCCCAGTATCAGTCCTGGATCAGCAGCATCATCACCACCAACCAGCCGGGCTTCGTCACCTTCACGTCCTCTGGGACTGACGGAGACCTGAACGTCTCCTGTACGGGCCTGCCGCCAGTTACAACTGGGGGAAACTCAACCACATCCACACCGCCAGTCACACCACCGGCCACCTCCGCACCTGGAC ctgtcGTCTGTGGCCAAGCTCCTCTGAACTCACGGATTTTGGGAGGAAACTCAGTGGCTTCGGCTGGTGAGTGGCCTTGGATGGCGAGTCTCCAAAAGAACGGAAATCATATGTGCGGAGGGACACTGGTGTCCGAGGACACTGTGCTGAGCAGCGCCAACTGTTTCTCCAG CTCGCCCAACGCCTCAGAGTGGACAGTGATTCTGGGCCGTCTGACCCAGAACGGGTCCAACCCCTTTGAGGTGGTCCTGAATGTGACCAACATCACTCTGAGCACCCTGAACGTCTCTAACGTGGCGGTTCTGCACCTGGAGACCAAACCCACCCTGACCAACTACATCCAGCCCATCTGCCTGGACAACGGCGTGGCCTTTGGCGTGGGAACAACCTGCTGGGTCGCCGGCTGGCGCTCCCGGCTGGCAGGAA CGGTCCTTCTGCAGGAGCTCCAGACTTCAGTGATGGACTGTGGgaatgcatcatcatcatctgacaGCATCTGTTCAGGAGTTTTTACACTGGAGCCG GGGGACACTGGCGGTCCTCTCATGTGTAAGCTGAACGGCTCCTGGTTCCAGGCCGCCGTCTTATTGACcaccaacagcaacagcagcttcgAAACACGAGAAGATGGCGTCATGGTCTTCACCAAACTGAGCACCTTCAGAGACTTCCTGGCTGCGACGGTGGGAGTGTTCCTATCACCCTTCGCCGACAGcaccaccaacaccacaaacacaactgcCACAACTGCTGCCATGACCACCAGCGGGGGCAGTCCTTCTCAATCCgcccccttcctcttcctctccttcctcctcctccttttctctcgcCATCTCTTCTCATAG